From one Magnolia sinica isolate HGM2019 chromosome 18, MsV1, whole genome shotgun sequence genomic stretch:
- the LOC131232776 gene encoding pyruvate kinase isozyme G, chloroplastic, producing the protein MAAATEVNLSMRISPLKCGNGRRISFDRLASSRNLIGFPCGSRSRSLGKHFAVSMKLTERNENADPAAMNGPVEIEKFNSTFELLESANNKLGEPTTSSIARRKTKIVCTIGPSTSTREMIWKLAEEGMNVARLNMSHGDHASHQTTIDLVKEYNAQSKDNVIAIMLDTKGPEVRSGDVPQPILLKEGQEFNFTIKRGVSSEDTVSVNYDDFVNDVEVGDTLLVDGGMMSLVVKSKTLDLVKCEVIDGGELKSRRHLNVRGKSATLPSITEKDWEDIKFGVDNKVDFYAVSFVKDAKVVHELKDYLKSCGADIHVTVKIESADSIPNLHSIISASDGAMVARGDLGAELPIEEVPLLQEEIIRRCHSMGKPVIVATNMLESMINHPTPTRAEVSDIAIAVREGADAIMLSGETAHGKYPLKAVKVMHTVALRTESTLSNSISPPSPATALKFYQSHMGAMFAFHATTMANTLRTSILVFTRTGSMATLLSHYRPSSTIFAFTNEERVKQRLALYHGVLPIYMQFSNDAEETFSRALNLLLSRGLLKEGEYVTLVQSGTQPIWRQESTHHIQVRKVQG; encoded by the exons ATGGCAGCTGCGACGGAGGTCAATCTATCCATGCGAATCTCACCGTTGAAATGCGGAAACGGGAGGCGGATCAGCTTCGACCGTCTCGCTTCCTCAAGAAACCTGATCGGATTCCCATGTGGAAGCAGATCGAGATCCCTCGGCAAGCATTTTGCTGTGTCGATGAAACTGACGGAGCGGAATGAAAATGCCGACCCCGCAGCGATGAACGGTCCTGTAGAGATT GAGAAGTTTAACTCGACTTTTGAGCTACTAGAGTCAGCTAATAACAAATTGGGGGAGCCAACGACAAGTTCAATTGCGAGGAGGAAAACAAAGATTGTGTGTACCATTGGGCCTTCCACAAGTACACGTGAAATGATATGGAAACTAGCAGAAGAGGGAATGAATGTAGCACGACTAAACATGTCCCATGGAGACCATGCTTCCCATCAGACGACTATTGATCTGGTTAAAGAATACAATGCTCAGTCCAAGGACAATGTTATTGCCATAATGCTTGATACTAAG GGCCCTGAGGTTAGAAGTGGAGATGTCCCTCAACCTATCTTGCTTAAGGAGGGCCAAGAGTTCAATTTCACCATTAAAAGAGGAGTCAGCTCAGAAGACACTGTTAGTGTAAATTATGATGACTTTGTGAATGATGTGGAAGTTGGGGATACACTATTGGTTGATG GAGGAATGATGTCATTAGTGGTGAAGTCCAAAACATTGGATTTGGTCAAGTGTGAAGTAATTGATGGAGGAGAGCTTAAATCAAGACGTCATTTAAATGTTCGTGGAAAAAGCGCGACCTTGCCTTCCATTACAG AAAAGGACTGGGAAGATATCAAGTTTGGGGTGGACAACAAAGTTGATTTCTATGCTGTTTCTTTTGTTAAAGATGCTAAAGTTGTCCATGAATTGAAAGACTATCTCAAAA gcTGTGGTGCTGATATTCATGTGACTGTCAAAATTGAAAGTGCTGATTCAATACCAAATCTTCATTCGATCATTTCTGCATCTGATGGG GCAATGGTGGCTCGTGGAGACCTTGGAGCTGAGCTTCCAATTGAAGAAGTTCCTTTGTTGCAG GAGGAGATCATTAGAAGGTGCCATAGCATGGGAAAACCGGTGATTGTGGCAACAAACATGTTGGAGAGCATGATTAACCATCCAACTCCAACAAGAGCAGAGGTCTCTGACATTGCAATTGCAGTTCGAGAAGGTGCTGATGCCATTATGCTCTCTGGTGAAACTGCCCATGGGAA GTATCCATTGAAGGCTGTCAAAGTAATGCATACTGTGGCATTGAGGACTGAATCAACTTTGTCAAACAGCATCTCCCCTCCTAGTCCGGCTACTGCTCTCAAG TTTTATCAGAGCCACATGGGTGCTATGTTTGCCTTCCATGCAACTACAATGGCTAACACTCTTCGCACATCCATTCTTGTCTTCACGAGAACGGGATCAATGGCTACACTGTTAAGCCACTATCGGCCTTCCTCTACCATCTTTGCCTTCACGAATGA AGAAAGGGTTAAGCAGAGGCTGGCACTTTATCACGGGGTGCTGCCCATATATATGCAGTTCTCCAATGATGCAGAAGAGACATTCTCTCGAGCTCTGAATCTCTTGCTG AGCCGAGGTTTGTTGAAGGAGGGAGAGTATGTTACTCTTGTCCAGAGTGGAACACAACCGATCTGGCGCCAAGAGTCTACGCATCACATCCAAGTCCGTAAGGTCCAAGGGTGA
- the LOC131232775 gene encoding protein NRT1/ PTR FAMILY 7.3-like — protein MLEDHLSASTSDSMVEKGCAHEKDDDEAYTQDGSMDRHGQPSIKGKTGGWGIGILLLVNQGLATLAFFGVGVNLVLFLTKVLKQDNAQAANNVSKWTGTTYAFSLVGAFASDSCWGRYKTCAIFQVIFVLGLVLLSLSSYLFLLRPCIPGDGDPQCVPPTAIEIAVFYLCIYQIALGNGGYQPSITTFGADQFDDEDPKEGLSKVAFFSYFYLAMNLGSLISNTALVYVEDEGKWVLGFWTSAGAAFVALVLFLGGTPRYRHFKPGGNPLPRVCQVAVAAVKKWTVEMPPCGEDLYEVDGKEYVINGSRRILHTQQFRFLDRAAVITTKDFSLQDQALAPDPWCLCTITQVEEVKCILRLIPIWLCTIIYSVVYTQMASVFVEQGATMKTAISTFHIPPASMSIFEILGVACFVLLNKPYIVPLFCQLQKTNLRAPAELQRMGVGLIISAMAMVSAGIVELQRLKYADVGCNDCEDASSLSILWQIPQYLLVGASEVFMYVGQLEFFNRQAPVGLKSFGSALCMTSMSLGNYVSSLLVTIVMDITTRDDQPGWIPENLNKGHMERFYFLLAALTGIDFIVYMLCAKWYKCISFEGKCGAREVSHDTNSLKESSSGLVGE, from the exons ATGTTAGAAGATCATTTaagtgcatcaacatcagattcAATGgtg GAGAAAGGATGTGCACATGAgaaagatgatgatgaagcttaTACTCAAGATGGGTCGATGGATCGTCATGGGCAGCCTTCAATCAAAGGAAAGACGGGAGGGTGGGGCATCGGGATTCTGCTACTTG tgaaTCAAGGACTGGCTACTCTTGCATTTTTTGGAGTTGGAGTGAATTTGGTGCTGTTCTTGACCAAAGTTCTAAAACAAGACAACGCTCAGGCTGCAAACAATGTGAGCAAATGGACAGGGACCACATATGCCTTCTCTCTGGTTGGTGCCTTTGCAAGTGACTCCTGTTGGGGAAGATACAAGACCTGTGCCATATTTCAAGTCATCTTCGTTCTA GGTTTGGTGCTGCTATCCTTATCATCTTACCTTTTCCTACTGAGACCATGTATCCCAGGCGATGGAGATCCTCAGTGTGTGCCACCTACTGCCATAGAGATAGCAGTATTCTACCTCTGCATCTACCAAATTGCTTTAGGGAATGGGGGCTACCAGCCATCCATTACCACATTTGGGGCAGACCAGTTCGATGATGAGGACCCAAAGGAAGGGCTCTCAAAAGTTGCCTTCTTTAGCTATTTTTACTTGGCTATGAACCTGGGGTCCCTCATTTCAAACACGGCTTTGGTATATGTGGAAGATGAAGGGAAGTGGGTCCTAGGGTTTTGGACTTCTGCAGGGGCTGCATTTGTGGCATTGGTCTTGTTTCTTGGTGGGACCCCAAGGTATAGGCACTTCAAACCAGGCGGCAACCCTTTACCTAGGGTTTGCCAGGTAGCCGTCGCAGCAGTGAAGAAATGGACAGTTGAGATGCCACCATGTGGAGAGGACCTCTACGAAGTGGATGGAAAGGAATATGTGATCAATGGAAGTAGAAGGATACTCCATACCCAACAATTcag GTTCTTGGACAGAGCAGCAGTGATCACTACTAAGGATTTCAGCCTACAAGACCAAGCTCTTGCTCCAGACCCCTGGTGCCTATGCACAATAACGCAAGTGGAAGAAGTGAAATGCATACTAAGACTCATCCCCATTTGGCTCTGCACCATAATCTACTCAGTGGTATACACACAGATGGCTTCTGTCTTTGTTGAACAAGGAGCCACCATGAAGACTGCCATCTCGACCTTCCACATCCCTCCAGCGAGTATGTCCATCTTCGAAATACTTGGGGTGGCATGTTTCGTTCTTCTCAATAAACCATATATTGTCCCTCTCTTCTGCCAACTGCAAAAGACAAACCTCAGAGCCCCTGCAGAGCTTCAAAGAATGGGAGTTGGGCTCATCATCTCAGCAATGGCGATGGTTTCTGCTGGAATTGTGGAGCTCCAGAGGCTAAAATATGCTGATGTAGGTTGTAATGACTGCGAGGACGCTAGCTCTCTAAGTATTCTATGGCAGATTCCTCAGTATCTATTGGTCGGAGCTTCTGAGGTGTTTATGTATGTGGGTCAGTTGGAGTTCTTCAACAGGCAGGCCCCAGTGGGGCTAAAGAGCTTTGGGAGTGCGCTATGCATGACATCCATGTCCCTGGGGAACTATGTGAGTAGCTTGCTGGTGACGATAGTCATGGACATAACCACAAGAGATGACCAGCCCGGTTGGATACCTGAAAACCTCAACAAGGGTCACATGGAGAGGTTTTACTTCTTGCTCGCAGCTCTGACAGGCATTGACTTTATTGTTTACATGTTATGTGCAAAGTGGTACAAATGCATCTCGTTTGAAGGGAAATGTGGAGCCAGAGAAGTCAGTCATGATACCAATTCGCTTAAAGAATCTAGTAGTGGCCTAGTGGGTGAATGA